The following proteins come from a genomic window of Pichia kudriavzevii chromosome 1, complete sequence:
- a CDS encoding uncharacterized protein (PKUD0A09760; similar to Saccharomyces cerevisiae YIL137C (TMA108); ancestral locus Anc_2.217): MSLIFTNRFVPAEYLLSLSLSDAKPNYSGKVRVRLSSNDRYSTDTSQGSTFSVTLNTAEVISMSCVLKSGDRSWKLSHSLNKDSQTTEYFSPDVQLENLKDTNDLYLEVNFLGVIRKIMTYDDVTKGVFATKYMDPVSGKSDLFFLSTHSQPHFARYIFPCLDDINSKCPIQLELSVDNKFTCVSNLPIESSEFISNTSNKLVKFVRSPPMSMSVFSFAVGNLDYLESEADMLNGKLPVRVYTMVGESERAKFALSTVTNAISTIEKKFGIAYPLPKLDIIATPFLSDGGVENWSMIQVINDHILLPDWQVTESSLANTKKMITDVLVHELIHMYVGNYVTFDSYDHTWLNEAFATFMSTSIINEIMDNNNWYNFINKELSPMKNNNMRDESKAIYQSNVKTSSISETFTRNSYDKGIFVIRTLASLFVETTEELDDENYDVFFAMVGDFIKLHKFGHFKPVDLWNFMKNHTSNKFSYDIPTIMNSWIRTPGFPILKVSKEGDNLKIEQHHYLESIDAEIEDIPFHIPLLFKKLDGSLGRQLISDRCITISKEEDSDFLFVNANNAVIANIVYPETMAKEIASNFSILNRTEQMEFFMNFASVIGTDYQTNESIVSFFKVIRSIKKIKQVNPAAMTFALSILSNVYKSINTLAYFEDESLFKRINHYVDELISKYASQLDLENTNWTKLSHDEIQLRNAVLSLKYDNSSIQLVGKKLYKKLMHGPKESIPSEIVNSVLAIVAQSYTLKEYKEISKLVRNPGLVSNNIIGQNSNEVQTAAINALGCSKDPELRYKTLMFVTTNPDVKLIELALLGLRFQMSAYEQLWKWYVSHYTTWYSKFARDNSSYQGLFFKHVSELALECAYYNPDLRPEVESFVTNKNENVQKWFEEAKGKFENIKFLSKANFDLKLCI, encoded by the coding sequence ATGTCGCTTATATTCACCAACCGTTTTGTTCCAGCAGAATACTTGCTCTCGTTGTCTCTGTCTGATGCTAAGCCAAACTATTCCGGTAAAGTCAGAGTCAGAttatcttcaaatgataGGTATTCTACTGATACATCACAGGGAAGTACATTTTCTGTTACTCTGAATACTGCAGAAGTCATTTCAATGTCTTGTGTATTGAAAAGTGGTGACAGATCTTGGAAATTGTCACACTCCCTGAACAAGGATTCTCAAACTACCGAATATTTCAGTCCTGATGTTCAATTGGAAAATCTCAAGGATACAAATGATTTATACTTGGAGGTTAACTTTTTGGGAGTCATTAGGAAAATCATGACATATGATGATGTGACTAAAGGTGTTTTTGCAACTAAGTATATGGATCCAGTTTCCGGCAAGTCagatcttttctttttgtctACACATTCCCAACCCCATTTTGCTCGTTATATCTTTCCATGTTTGGATGATATAAACAGCAAATGTCCGATTCAGTTGGAGCTCTCTGTCGATAATAAATTCACCTGTGTTTCTAACTTGCCAATTGAATCCTCGGAATTTATTTCCAATACTTCCAATAAATTGGTAAAATTTGTCAGGTCACCGCCAATGTCAATGTCCGTCTTCTCCTTTGCGGTAGGTAACTTGGATTATCTGGAAAGCGAGGCTGATATGCTCAATGGGAAACTACCGGTTAGGGTGTATACTATGGTGGGAGAATCCGAGAGGGCAAAATTTGCCTTATCTACTGTTACGAATGCAATTTCcactattgaaaaaaagtttgGTATTGCTTATCCATTGCCAAAACTCGACATAATTGCAACACCTTTCTTATCAGATGGTGGTGTTGAGAATTGGTCAATGATCCAAGTCATCAATGATCATATTCTCTTACCTGATTGGCAGGTGACTGAATCATCGTTAGCAAATACTAAAAAGATGATTACAGATGTTTTGGTGCATGAACTGATTCATATGTACGTCGGTAATTATGTCACATTTGATAGCTATGACCATACTTGGTTGAATGAAGCGTTTGCTACTTTTATGTCTACATCGATCATTAACGAAATTATGGATAACAATAACTGGTACAACTTTATCAACAAGGAGCTTTcaccaatgaaaaataacaatatgAGAGATGAATCAAAGGCCATTTATCAATCAAATGTGAAAACCTCTTCAATTAGCGAAACATTTACTAGAAATTCATATGACAAAGGCATTTTCGTTATTAGAACCCTTGCATCGTTATTTGTTGAAACCACGGAAGAGTTAGACGATGAAAACTATGACGTTTTCTTTGCAATGGTTGGTGATTTCATTAAATTACATAAATTTGGTCATTTTAAACCAGTTGATCTATGGAACTTTATGAAAAACCATACCTCAAATAAATTCAGTTATGACATACCAACAATTATGAATTCCTGGATTAGGACACCTGGTTTTCCAATATTGAAAGTCTCAAAGGAGGGTGATAATCTCAAGATCGAGCAACACCACTACCTGGAGAGTATCGAtgctgaaattgaagatattcCATTTCATATTCCATTGctcttcaagaaattggatgGTTCCTTGGGTAGACAGCTAATAAGTGATAGGTGCATTACAATATCGAAAGAGGAAGATTCGgatttcttgtttgttaATGCTAATAATGCAGTTATTGCGAATATTGTATATCCTGAAACTATGGCAAAGGAAATCGCATCAAATTTTAGTATCTTAAACCGAACCGAACAAATGGAGtttttcatgaattttGCTTCTGTAATTGGCACAGACTATCAAACCAATGAAAGCATTGTATCTTTTTTCAAGGTCATTCGATCGATtaagaaaatcaaacagGTAAATCCAGCAGCAATGACTTTTGCGCTTTCGATTCTTTCTAATGTGTACAAATCAATTAATACTTTAgcatattttgaagatgagtcattgttcaaaagaatcaacCATTATGTTGATGAACTAATCAGCAAGTATGCATCACAACTGGATCTTGAAAACACCAACTGGACTAAGCTATCCCATGATGAAATTCAACTAAGAAATGCTGTTCTCTCTTTAAAATATGataattcatcaattcaaTTAGTAGGTAAAAAACTTTACAAGAAATTAATGCATGGTCCCAAGGAATCAATACCTTCTGAAATCGTTAATTCGGTATTAGCAATAGTTGCTCAATCTTACACTTTAAAAGAGTATAAAGAAATTAGTAAGCTAGTTAGGAATCCTGGTTTGGTTTCGAACAATATTATCGgacaaaattcaaatgaagtTCAAACTGCAGCTATTAACGCACTTGGTTGCTCGAAGGACCCCGAATTGAGATACAAAACACTAATGTTTGTGACAACCAACCCTGACGTGAAGTTAATTGAATTGGCATTGTTGGGTCTGAGGTTTCAAATGTCGGCTTATGAGCAACTGTGGAAGTGGTATGTTTCTCATTACACCACTTGGTACAGTAAATTTGCTAGAGACAATAGTTCCTACCAAGGCTTATTTTTCAAGCATGTTTCTGAATTAGCATTGGAATGTGCATACTATAATCCTGACTTGAGACCGGAAGTTGAAAGCTTTGTTACCAAtaagaatgaaaatgtCCAAAAGTGgtttgaagaagctaaAGGCAAATTcgaaaatatcaaatttctAAGCAAAgcaaattttgatttgaaacTGTGTATATAG
- a CDS encoding uncharacterized protein (PKUD0A09763), protein MAIAVENPSDTHKILGNDGFSLNESVYSADAPKRFSMGNFIVQSNKSTKSAEIQASSPDVLEEATTTAIGKSVHNNPKRKTIKEFPVRRKGSVRGVRYFKVPTDVPSNTKSQRRISKFDKPEDLDTIFSHKSRQSLLENPAYMIQYFTKNLELLKHNPKLEHKVVKAELEINAFEATPAPNKERKYHSLPVMSKSKSPINVKEMQRNQRQSAPVRLVYKPTDLTLAEYLNTPLDFYSHKKKNSKTSIDEIKLRQTSNESVATSTASLRRARFTDSQLGGRKLTTKRTDNILKKAEPKNVKSNSVSSDLDDPAKRKRSLQRESMYLSKIGAPLRDTGAGVKVEVSGIKRKSDSGNLSIATGNDLYNEIKSDIFGRRFKSWRHVERYLEKKYPHLVDNTYFMTRFMHEIYMRRVVAARIALKLGSDKANRGAESEVWVGLKESIAAVYGEDNASFFEGKNHS, encoded by the coding sequence ATGGCAATTGCAGTGGAAAACCCTTCAGACACTCATAAGATTCTAGGAAATGATGGTTTTAGTTTGAATGAAAGTGTATATTCCGCTGATGCACCAAAACGATTTTCCATGGGTAATTTTATTGTTCAAAGTAATAAAAGCACGAAATCTGCAGAGATTCAGGCTTCTTCGCCGGATGTGTTGGAAGAAGCAACGACCACAGCAATTGGGAAGTCTGTCCATAATAATCCTAAAAGAAAGACCATAAAGGAATTCCCTGTGAGACGCAAGGGATCTGTGAGAGGCGTGCGTTATTTTAAGGTACCCACTGATGTACCCTCCAACACCAAATCCCAACGAAGAATATCGAAGTTTGACAAACCCGAAGATCTTGATACGATATTCTCCCATAAATCGAGACAAAGTCTCTTGGAAAATCCTGCATATATGATTCAATACTTCACAAAGAATTTGGAACTACTCAAACATAACCCAAAACTAGAACATAAAGTTGTGAAAGCAGAATTGGAAATCAACGCCTTTGAAGCAACACCTGCTCCgaataaagaaagaaaataccATTCATTACCTGTTATGAGTAAATCTAAATCTCCAATAAACGTCAAAGAAATGCAACGTAACCAGAGACAATCAGCACCAGTTCGTCTTGTATACAAACCCACGGATCTAACTTTGGCCGAATACCTCAATACCCCACTTGATTTTTATTCTcataaaaagaaaaactcaaaaactTCGATAGATGAGATCAAACTACGCCAAACTTCCAATGAATCAGTTGCGACTTCTACGGCATCTCTAAGAAGGGCTCGTTTTACTGATTCACAATTGGGTGGTCGAAAACTGACAACAAAGAGGACAGATaatatcttgaaaaaaGCCGAACCTAAGAACGTCAAAAGCAATTCTGTCTCTTCAGATCTGGATGATCCagcaaaaagaaaacgCTCACTGCAGAGAGAATCTATGTACCTGTCAAAGATTGGTGCTCCTTTGCGAGACACGGGAGCAGGAGTGAAGGTGGAGGTATCGGGTATTAAGAGAAAAAGTGACTCTGGTAATCTGAGTATCGCAACAGGAAACGATTTGtacaatgaaatcaaaagtgACATCTTTGGACGAAGATTTAAATCTTGGAGACATGTGGAACGATACcttgagaaaaaatatcCACATCTAGTGGACAATACCTATTTTATGACTAGATTTATGCATGAAATATACATGCGACGGGTGGTAGCAGCACGTATTGCTTTGAAGCTAGGTTCAGACAAAGCAAACAGAGGAGCAGAAAGCGAAGTATGGGTGGGTTTGAAAGAGAGCATTGCTGCCGTTTATGGTGAAGACAATGCGTCTTTCTTTGAGGGCAAAAATCATTCATGA
- a CDS encoding uncharacterized protein (PKUD0A09765), protein MARKKNNRGSNRGNSKLVRSESQEDDMAGASPKINPNEEKLKKTVQVYLTKFDAKLEEMLDEFDNFDYRHKPLLTQSEFEEEFLVILSKLLRRSNKYELIHCIFKTLVENSLNDLHKLLCLIDFMINISNYDPSVFKKLPNEIVGSVSKKPLFSKIEEYIYNRGRMNYPFKSFNKSLILSKSKDQGQDRRETHHEENTPLFNYDSDESEEVDQADIANQRKSMNVSLAELTKKIMSKSKQVTKETMDYDLIKKEESDDDAFLIANYESDESDDDDLMPPPASNDSDDEEYTDSAAEQLTKKKKLLSKEAQLEDMVRSDSDYFSAEEASGHEPQSDINMENLNTQMDSTTSILEHNFDYQALSGALSATTLQSLKKIGQKPKSRKVKQKQTEKKQKAIASRETKSRKPRSPVKRKTYYVLEKDLDFLYLEIERRLPKIQSTLLKSESKGFVYKPAQYSLFANLSSEQTDMDDSVKKSTDNLINSFVFQTYKKSGGCALDRTQIIHPLEYSYVMENLERLKESGKKLAPIVFIDRFSSLLDYDGNINEKIDPLRIKNTKVKGLINLKLFNSEDEYFEKFKKVVPRDKVAARLKYMNRLVTDGKSLYIFDLCDEIVQAMESAPQLNYDSEEEEEKQKETATLEKLRAERLNFAEDQEEATETNTAFNLRSQNKGELLKDIDNPVNEDAVHTDDTSDSKNSSANKVHNSSGLNGVMPTTEAESSKDDEGIPPHEDSTNRLPTSNGVVKIPEEIEAITAQTSNSPESLHETSSPQEIGKHLEESQNGVTPLTQEQPYTESSNDALNEESTSISAPDLAVNKENRNSDDENAKLNMIPGTASEKDSTQSHEPPAVLKKDSENPRQAKTLVPAARTKQKLDEIKDDRREAVYCSAKGINIPCSSVQKVLSTEEYFVLLSLVMFPTLKIETKFEGLHPHFLKCLGQAYNAFRPYLMSLFAEDVINFNNLPNFFKVDSVLFELQLQEAIKSFQVVSSRKYK, encoded by the coding sequence ATGGCcagaaagaaaaacaacagagGTAGTAATAGAGGAAACAGTAAACTTGTGCGTAGTGAGTCTCAAGAGGATGATATGGCGGGAGCAAGTCCGAAAATCAACCCCAACGAggagaagttgaagaagactGTACAAGTGTATCTCACCAAGTTTGATGCGAAATTGGAGGAAATgcttgatgaatttgataactTCGATTATAGACACAAGCCGTTACTAACCCAATCTGAGTTTGAGGAAGAATTTCTTGTCATTTTGAGTAAGTTATTACGCAGATCTAATAAATACGAGTTGATACattgcattttcaaaacattaGTTGAAAATTCGTTGAACGACCTACACAAGCTTTTGtgtttgattgattttatGATCAATATTTCCAATTACGATCCTTCAGTCTTCAAGAAGTTGCccaatgaaattgttggtaGTGTTTCAAAAAAACCCCTCTTTTCCAAAATCGAGGAGTACATATATAATAGAGGAAGAATGAACTATCCATTTAAATCATTCAATAAATCCCTAATTCTTTCTAAAAGTAAAGATCAAGGACAGGATAGAAGAGAGACGCATCATGAAGAAAACACACCATTGTTCAACTATGATTCTGACGAATCTGAGGAAGTCGACCAAGCAGATATAGCCAATCAACGGAAAAGCATGAATGTCTCCTTAGCTGAACTAACCAAGAAGATTATGAGTAAATCGAAGCAAGTCACAAAGGAAACGATGGATTATGATCTGATCAAGAAGGAAGAgtctgatgatgatgcatTCTTGATTGCTAATTACGAATCAGATGAATCAGATGATGACGACTTGATGCCTCCCCCTGCCTCAAATGATTCCGACGACGAGGAGTACACCGATTCTGCAGCAGAACAACtgaccaagaaaaaaaagttacTTTCCAAGGAAGCACAACTTGAAGATATGGTTCGATCCGATTCTGACTATTTTAGTGCAGAAGAGGCGTCTGGTCATGAACCACAATCAGATATCAACATGGAGAATCTTAACACTCAAATGGACAGCACAACTTCTATATTAGAGCATAACTTTGATTATCAGGCTCTTTCTGGGGCATTATCTGCGACAACTCTCCAATCGCTGAAGAAGATTGGTCAAAAACCCAAGTCAAGAAAAGtaaagcaaaaacaaactgaaaagaaacaaaaggcTATTGCATCAAGGGAAACAAAATCGCGTAAGCCAAGATCACCAGTCAAGCGAAAGACATACTACgtacttgaaaaagattTAGATTTCTTGTATTTGGAAATCGAACGACGCCTCCCGAAGATCCAGTCCACCTTGTTGAAAAGTGAATCCAAAGGGTTTGTTTACAAACCTGCCCAGTATAGCTTATTTGCAAATTTGTCATCTGAACAAACTGATATGGATGATAGTGTCAAAAAATCGACCGACAATTTGATCAACAGTTTTGTGTTTCAAACTTACAAGAAATCTGGAGGTTGTGCTTTAGACAGAACGCAAATAATACACCCACTTGAATATTCATATGTTATGGAAAACCTAGAAAGACTTAAAGAATCGGGTAAGAAGCTAGCGCCGATAGTTTTCATTGACAGGTTCAGTTCATTGCTTGATTATGATGGAAATATCAACGAAAAGATAGATCCGCTAAGAATAAAGAATACCAAAGTCAAGGGATTAATCAACCTGAAACTATTTAATTCAGAAGatgaatattttgaaaaattcaagaagGTTGTACCAAGAGATAAAGTAGCCGCCCGTTTAAAATATATGAACAGATTAGTCACGGATGGAAAATCtctttatatttttgaCTTAtgtgatgaaattgttcaaGCGATGGAAAGCGCTCCTCAGCTAAATTATGATAGtgaggaggaagaggagaagCAAAAAGAAACGGCAACACTGGAAAAGCTTAGAGCGGAACGATTAAACTTTGCTGAAGaccaagaagaagcaaCTGAGACAAATACAGCCTTTAACCTACGGTCCCAAAACAAAGGCGAGTTGTTAAAAGACATTGATAATCCCGTAAATGAGGATGCTGTACATACCGATGACACTTCTGATAGTAAAAATAGCTCTGCGAATAAAGTTCACAATTCCTCAGGTTTGAATGGAGTCATGCCTACAACTGAAGCAGAGTCCTCCAAAGATGATGAGGGAATACCTCCGCATGAGGATTCTACCAATCGGTTACCCACTTCAAATGGTGTAGTCAAGATCCCTGAAGAAATAGAAGCGATAACGGCACAAACTAGTAACTCACCTGAAAGTCTTCACGAAACTTCGTCTCCTCAAGAGATAGGAAAACATCTCGAGGAATCTCAAAATGGGGTAACACCATTAACTCAAGAACAACCATATACCGAGTCTTCTAATGACGCTCTTAACGAGGAATCAACTAGTATCAGTGCCCCAGATTTAGCTGTCAATAAGGAAAATCGTAATAGCGATGATGAAAACGCCAAGTTGAATATGATACCTGGTACAGCTTCTGAAAAAGATAGCACCCAGTCCCACGAACCTCCCGCAGTGCTTAAAAAAGATTCAGAGAACCCCCGTCAAGCAAAAACGTTAGTACCTGCTGCTAGAACTAAACAAAAACTGGACGAAATTAAAGACGATAGACGAGAGGCGGTTTATTGTTCAGCTAAAGGTATCAATATTCCTTGTAGTTCCGTTCAGAAGGTGCTTTCTACCGAAGAGTATTTTGTATTACTCTCCTTAGTTATGTTCCCAACGCTAAAGATTGAGACGAAGTTTGAAGGCTTACACCCGCACTTCTTGAAGTGTCTAGGTCAAGCGTATAATGCTTTCAGGCCATATTTGATGTCACTATTTGCAGAAGATGTCATaaatttcaataatctcCCAAACTTTTTCAAGGTTGATAGCGTATTATTTGAGTTACAACTTCAAGAAGCTATTAAATCATTCCAAGTGGTTTCATCtagaaaatacaaataa
- a CDS encoding uncharacterized protein (PKUD0A09770; similar to Saccharomyces cerevisiae YNL298W (CLA4) and YOL113W (SKM1); ancestral locus Anc_3.60): protein MATTHSRQPSFASSFVSTNANTTYNTSTTQSKKRTPVKIGPWRLGKTLGKGATSRVFLATNVNTKQKAAVKIVSKAALANDSTISEEYDDPDCDSAGLSYGIEREIIIMKLLNHNNVLRLYDVWETEKALYLVLEYVEGGELFDLLVDSGPLPEKTAVDFFRQIILGAAYCHNLGICHRDLKPENILLDKDLNVKIADFGMAALESGRLLETSCGSPHYAAPEIVSGLQYHGAESDVWSCGVILFALLTGRLPFDDDNIRDLLLKVQRGEFEIYEALSDEAVDLIHQMLTVAPEQRIKTNDILKHPLIQKYYDYTEDEEFKNLPSVDSGLSPVKSRKDIDQRILENLVILWHGRSSESIVKSLLSHDQNPEKTFYCLLMRYRHEHSQSNNSLSSSGKPDELVRSTSIISKTTEEPLSHSSPSSSNKSRRISYTAGNAINKSISFNSVQRLRAKSRDSLNNINNSSPEKSILKQRRESTPTSLLLNNTYSPSKHQSRVSLQSTSNKHSSKRQSMMTTDNISSNDSNNSSDGTSKRLSLIAVENSPTKNRSSIAPPDVSNLNRMLSNVVNSKSNSKLKRNSVTSKVLSSYAQMNAWEKNKKSVDDYGKRASSDFAALCDVLFGDDSKKDTSIINSDSMATINAIVFGSKGNKRSSFKAPKHKRYSKIKPATSSRIKSVVRENNINVSKTRNSSNPVEKITQLLDQVEINDKERRTASEIHTVKPNSDEPPKPVSRLDPRYRAYETYKKRSSQHAEYLLRLSQQIEAEEKAAAEIKAREEKLKKEQEELERLKKYVHNHSNPELMEDFEEDLNGLSSGTVLKKPTISNDTKVIPPRKSKLNSNRYSNLSLYSTKNSSKRLSFYLKELDEEIAKNFENNKKDRISRLSMLITEPLIAEDEDKTDELNISHSMDTLREEETTNGTDYEDLNNDGIGKPRSASVSDMIDNELYFTPQDNEIAISQSGKAPPLVQHDEHNSTVYDQLPPPLVTKSHQANEDSFLEDSEAEALNIPSVPVIPSAENRVGAVKKTKSHETFETIQNALRESKQEFDDDLVNENVHQEQPQKVESIQVPKQRQPLSTKPQNNINEQPMKPQRKGSVFNKLVPVENNKERKSSFSKAIKSLFSGSLSPPESIETTLSVEDSFEAIKTLLVGWKHYGIGRLDIDSQRRTLKGEISKNNTMNVKSCKFVCTSSRSQSGTSRINFIHEKGSSKSFARLVSEVKRILAQESVLA, encoded by the coding sequence ATGGCAACAACTCATTCAAGACAACCTTCGTTTGCATCATCGTTTGTGTCAACCAATGCAAATACTACTTATAACACAAGCACAACtcaaagtaaaaaaagaacGCCTGTAAAGATTGGACCTTGGAGGCTGGGCAAAACCCTAGGGAAAGGTGCAACTAGTAGGGTCTTTCTTGCTACAAATGTGAATACGAAGCAAAAGGCTGCAGTTAAAATTGTATCAAAGGCTGCATTGGCTAATGATTCTACAATTTCGGAGGAGTACGATGATCCCGATTGTGATTCTGCTGGTTTAAGCTATGGCATTGAAAGggaaatcatcattatgAAATTACTCAATCATAATAACGTCCTTAGGCTCTATGACGTTTGGGAAACTGAGAAAGCCCTCTATTTAGTGCTCGAATATGTGGAAGGGGGTGAATTATTCGATCTTTTAGTTGATAGTGGTCCATTGCCAGAGAAAACAGCAGTAGATTTCTTCAGACAAATCATACTTGGTGCCGCCTACTGTCATAATTTGGGCATTTGTCATCGAGATTTAAAACCTGAAAACATCCTATTAGATAAAGATCTAAATGTTAAGATTGCTGATTTTGGTATGGCTGCTTTGGAGAGTGGTAGATTGCTTGAAACTTCGTGTGGGTCACCACACTACGCAGCTCCCGAAATCGTCTCGGGATTACAGTATCATGGTGCAGAATCTGATGTGTGGTCATGTGGTGTCATTTTATTTGCTTTACTAACTGGAAGATTGccatttgatgatgacaaTATCAGAGACTTATTATTAAAAGTCCAACGTGGTGAATTCGAAATTTATGAAGCATTGTCAGATGAAGCAGTAGATCTAATTCACCAGATGTTAACGGTTGCTCCTGAACAGAGGATTAAAACTAATGATATACTGAAACACCCTTTGATCCAGAAGTACTATGATTACACCGAAGACGAAGAGTTCAAAAATTTGCCATCTGTGGATTCGGGTCTCTCTCCTGTCAAATCTAGAAAAGACATTGATCAACGcattcttgaaaatttagTAATTCTATGGCATGGACGTTCTTCGGAATCAATCGTTAAGTCATTACTTTCGCATGACCAAAACCCGGAAAAAACCTTTTACTGCTTGTTAATGAGATACAGACATGAGCACTCCCAATCGAACAATAGCTTAAGCAGTTCAGGAAAACCTGATGAACTTGTGCGTAGTACCTCCATCATCTCTAAGACTACAGAGGAGCCATTATCACACTCCTCTCCTTCTTCgtcaaacaaatcaagaagaatATCTTACACAGCAGGAAATGCAATTAATAAATCAATTTCCTTCAACAGTGTCCAGAGGTTGAGAGCAAAGTCTAGAGATTCCTTAAATAACATCAATAACTCGAGTCCGGAAAAGAGTATCCTTAAACAAAGACGTGAAAGTACTCCAACTtctttattgttgaataaCACATACAGCCCTTCTAAGCACCAATCAAGAGTTTCATTGCAATCTACGTCAAATAAGCATTCATCTAAGCGTCAATCAATGATGACCACTGATAACATTTCATCGAATGATAGTAACAACTCTTCTGATGGTACGTCGAAGCGACTCTCGTTGATTGCGGTAGAAAATTCACCAACGAAAAATAGATCATCTATTGCTCCTCCTGATGTCTCTAATCTGAATAGAATGTTATCAAATGTAGTTAACTCCAAATCTAATTCAAAACTCAAGAGAAATTCTGTGACTTCCAAGGTGCTATCTTCATATGCGCAGATGAATGCctgggaaaaaaataagaagtCGGTTGACGACTACGGTAAGAGGGCTTCGTCAGATTTTGCAGCTCTTTGTGATGTTCTGTTTGGTGAtgattcaaagaaagaCACTAGTATAATCAATTCAGATTCTATGGCAACTATAAATGCCATTGTGTTTGGTAGCAAGGGCAATAAGCGATCCTCATTCAAAGCACCTAAACATAAAAGATATTCCAAGATTAAGCCTGCCACCAGTTCCAGAATTAAATCTGTTGTcagagaaaacaatatcaaTGTTTCCAAAACCAGGAATTCAAGTAACCCAGTTGAGAAAATTACTCAATTGTTAGACCAGGTGGAAATAAATGACAAAGAACGTCGTACTGCTTCTGAGATTCACACAGTAAAGCCTAATAGTGATGAACCGCCTAAGCCGGTTTCCAGATTAGATCCTAGATATAGAGCCTATGAAACCTATAAGAAGAGATCATCACAACATGCAGAGTACCTTTTGCGTCTGTCGCAACAGATCGAGGCTGAGGAGAAGGCTGCTGCCGAGATAAAGgcaagagaagaaaagttgaaaaaagagCAAGAAGAACTAGAGCGTctgaaaaaatatgttcACAATCACTCTAACCCAGAGCTGATGGaggattttgaagaagatctCAATGGTTTGTCTAGCGGTACGGTTCTCAAAAAGCCCACAATATCAAATGATACCAAGGTTATACCTCCAAGGAAATCCAAACTGAATTCTAATAGATATAGCAATTTGTCTTTATATTCCACAAAAAATTCTTCTAAAAGATTAAGTTTCtacttgaaagaattagatgaagaaattgcaaagaattttgaaaataataaaaaggaTCGAATTTCTAGATTGAGTATGCTAATAACCGAACCGTTGATTGCTGAAGATGAGGACAAAACAGATGAACTGAACATTTCCCATAGTATGGACACTTTGCGTGAGGAAGAGACAACTAATGGCACTGACTACGAGGATCTGAACAATGATGGTATCGGAAAGCCAAGATCTGCAAGTGTCTCCGATATGATTGATAACGAGCTGTACTTTACACCACAGGATAACGAAATCGCTATTTCTCAATCTGGAAAGGCACCACCGCTTGTCCAGCATGATGAGCATAACTCGACTGTTTACGACCAACTTCCACCTCCTCTTGTAACAAAGTCACATCAGGCTAATGAAGATTCATTCCTCGAAGATTCAGAAGCAGAAGCCTTGAATATACCGTCTGTTCCTGTTATCCCATCTGCAGAAAACCGGGTTGGAGCGGTCAAGAAGACAAAAAGTCATGAGACTTTCGAAACCATTCAAAATGCTTTAAGAGAATCCAAACAAGAATTCGATGACGACCTCGTGAATGAGAATGTTCATCAAGAGCAACCTCAAAAGGTTGAAAGTATTCAAGTTCCAAAGCAGAGGCAACCATTGAGTACTAAGCCACAAAATAATATCAATGAGCAGCCAATGAAGCCACAACGAAAAGGTTCAGTGTTCAACAAGTTGGTACCTGTGGAAAACAATAAGGAGCGTAAATCATCATTTAGTAAAGCCATCAAGTCTTTATTTAGTGGATCACTTTCCCCGCCAGAAAGTATTGAAACTACTTTGTCGGTTGAAGATTCATTTGAAGCCATCAAAACACTGCTGGTTGGTTGGAAGCATTACGGAATTGGAAGATTAGATATTGACTCTCAACGCCGAACTCTAAAGGGTGAGATCTCAAAAAACAATACCATGAATGTAAAGTCATGCAAATTTGTCTGTACATCATCTCGTTCACAGAGTGGAACATCTAGAATCAACTTTATCCATGAAAAAGGTTCATCTAAAAGTTTTGCCAGGTTAGTCAGTGAAGTGAAACGTATTTTAGCCCAAGAGAGCGTTCTTGCGTGA